A DNA window from Alligator mississippiensis isolate rAllMis1 chromosome 11, rAllMis1, whole genome shotgun sequence contains the following coding sequences:
- the LOC132244205 gene encoding HLA class II histocompatibility antigen, DM beta chain-like, which translates to MQVLWLLLAGLSCHGAGGFMMHLVTECPVAANGSVLAVDVYLAFNKNRLVCYDPNSHLFYGCDSGLLQNVAFGIASSLNMNRTFIHLAASKQQGCQDQIQGLWAQTALRRRPPQVRVAALPMQSRLAPTRLACFVWDFYPASVQVSWLRNGHPLDTNETGPVATMPRGDWTYQTTRILPVHLKPGDTYTCEVKHASLSEPLLRHWSPGPSDQLLWCSAAAVLVLGLLVFTAGALCWWKAPVRHGYTPLAGDNYPRGNI; encoded by the exons ATGCAGGTGCTGTGGCTACTgctggcagggctgagctgccacGGAGCAG GTGGCTTCATGATGCATCTGGTGACCGAGTGCCCAGTGGCTGCCAACGGGTCAGTGCTGGCCGTGGACGTCTACCTGGCCTTCAACAAGAACCGGCTGGTGTGCTACGACCCCAACAGCCACCTCTTCTATGGCTGTGACTCGGGGCTACTGCAAAATGTGGCCTTCGGCATTGCCAGCTCCCTCAATATGAACAGGACATTCATCCACCTGGCCGCCAGCAAGCAACAGGGctgccaggaccagatccagggGCTGTGGGCCCAGACAGCACTCCGGAGAC GCCCACCCCAGGTGCGTGTGGCAGCGCTGCCCATGCAGAGCCGGCTGGCGCCCACGCGGCTGGCCTGCTTCGTCTGGGACTTCTACCCAGCGAGTGTGCAGGTGTCGTGGCTGCGCAACGGGCACCCGCTGGACACCAACGAGACGGGTCCTGTGGCCACCATGCCCCGCGGCGACTGGACCTACCAGACCACCCGGATCCTGCCCGTGCACCTGAAGCCTGGAGACACCTACACCTGCGAAGTGAAGCACGCTAGCCTGTCTGAGCCCCTGCTGCGCCACTGGA GTCCCGGGCCATCGGACCAGCTGCTGTGGTGCTCGGCGGCTGCggtgctggtcctggggctcCTGGTCTTCACAGCTGGCGCCTTGTGCTGGTGGAAGGCCCCTGTCCGCCATG GCTACACTCCTCTGGCTGGAGACAACTACCCCCGAG GCAACATCTAA